In one window of Episyrphus balteatus chromosome 3, idEpiBalt1.1, whole genome shotgun sequence DNA:
- the LOC129916247 gene encoding uncharacterized protein LOC129916247: MTSNTTQAQRETMLEYMKKYPTMATNSPAESSLGRQSSQKLWEELCQILNSNGPPVKNIKAWKKTWADYKHRAKTKLAKNKNSLQKTGGGPYKEVQLTPFEEAVAELAKIKAAVLGITDAKSFGGEIAVRNSSTKPSTSKEPMNIEDEVEQLLKNVLSESESDTSDDSVEVENDVPIVPEPKKNTKTTQKASSSGCSDRLELFKNSASSSEEFQQKLIGVLIEIRDLKQDQINILKKQAADNLNLQIQKLNLREQEIQIALRRNELEELKLGSKTNS; the protein is encoded by the exons AT GACTTCAAACACAACACAAGCCCAAAGAGAAACAATGTTAGAGTATATGAAGAAATACCCAACAATGGCTACAAACTCTCCAGCAGAGAGTTCTTTGGGCAGACAAAGTTCCCAAAAACTTTGGGAGGAGCTTTGCCAAATCTTAAACTCAAATGGTCCACCTGTTAAGAATATTAAAGCCTGGAAAAAg ACATGGGCAGACTATAAGCATCGCGCAAAAACAAAactggcaaaaaataaaaattcgttgCAAAAAACTGGCGGTGGTCCATATAAGGAAGTACAACTTACTCCTTTTGAGGAGGCTGTTGCGGAGCTGGCCAAAATTAAAGCCGCAGTACTTGGTATAACTGACGCGAAGTCTTTTGGTGGAGAAATAGCGGTTAGAAATTCATCAACAAAACCGTCAACCTCAAAAGAGCCTATGAATATCGAAGATGAGGTAGAACAGTTGCTGAAGAACGTTCTAAGTGAAAGCGAGTCTGATACTTCAGATGACTCAGTTGAAGTTGAGAATGATGTTCCAATTGTCCcagaaccgaaaaaaaatacgaaaactacTCAGAAGGCATCTTCATCCGGGTGTTCGGACAGGCTGGAATTGTTCAAGAACTCTGCTAGTTCTAGTGaagaatttcaacaaaaattgattGGCGTTTTAATTGAAATCAGGGATCTCAAACAAGATCAAATTAACATCTTGAAGAAACAAGCCGCAGACAATCTTAATCTACAGATACAAAAGTTAAATCTACGTGAGCAAGAGATACAAATTGCATTAAGGAGAAATGAACTCGAGGAGTTGAAATTAGGTTCAAAAACCAATTCGTAG